The following are encoded together in the Neofelis nebulosa isolate mNeoNeb1 chromosome 9, mNeoNeb1.pri, whole genome shotgun sequence genome:
- the LOC131486377 gene encoding helicase with zinc finger domain 2-like has translation MASPGSGPPPSSSAAAKELSLARLCAQLDLCLGCSQCTQRLNESTYLLRRVEHSRRHEILLARFKRATEKHVWRKVDRRPSFPRPARYEVCRYYSPGLGCRRHHHQCAFARSPGEARVWTFEREHDVRRLWLKRELQGSGAQGDPRSPADAIRAEYGGRFQLLCARCFQGCPPRLCPVDPQGRCPQHGACPSPAQRTRTGPVTTCALSVLCCTVSLLGVRGGRPGQLGDPLAGANPEVRTGRAPLWEHGRVDSGL, from the coding sequence ATGGCGTCCCCAGGGTCTGGCCCACCACCCAGCAGCTCGGCGGCCGCCAAGGAGCTGTCCCTGGCCAGGCTGTGCGCCCAGCTGGACCTGTGTCTGGGCTGCTCCCAGTGCACTCAGCGGCTCAACGAGAGCACCTACCTCCTGCGCAGGGTAGAGCACAGCCGTCGCCACGAGATCCTGCTGGCCCGCTTCAAGCGAGCCACCGAGAAGCACGTCTGGCGCAAGGTGGACCGCCGGCCCAGCTTCCCGCGGCCCGCCCGCTACGAAGTGTGCCGCTACTATAGCCCGGGGCTGGGCTGCCGGCGCCACCACCACCAGTGCGCGTTTGCCCGGAGCCCGGGGGAGGCGCGGGTCTGGACCTTCGAGCGCGAGCACGACGTCCGGCGCCTGTGGCTCAAGCGCGAGCTGCAGGGCAGCGGGGCCCAGGGCGACCCGCGCAGCCCGGCCGACGCCATCCGTGCCGAGTACGGCGGCCGCTTCCAGCTGCTCTGTGCCCGCTGCTTCCAAGGCTGCCCGCCACGCCTCTGCCCCGTGGACCCCCAGGGGCGGTGcccccagcacggagcctgccctTCTCCGGCACAGAGAACGAGGACCGGGCCGGTTACCACCTGCGCCCTGAGCGTCCTGTGCTGCACCGTTAGCTTGCTCGGCGTCCGTGGGGGCCGCCCGGGCCAGCTCGGTGACCCCCTTGCAGGGGCGAACCCCGAGGTTCGGACGGGCCGAGCACCCCTCTGGGAGCACGGCAGGGTGGACTCTGGTCTCTGA